Genomic segment of Desulfobacterales bacterium:
GGAGCGGCCGTTGGTAGAAGAAGACCCCTTTCCCGATAGGAGGGGGGTTACTGAACGGTTACAGGTCTGAGATTGTGGACCTCTTTCGCATGGCCGGTGAACGGTTACAGCTAAGGGATCTCGTCCTGCCGGAACAGGACGGCAAGGGCAAGAAGGGGGGTCGAGTGGGAGAAAAGACGCGGAATCCGGGGCATGACCTCCAGCGGCAGGAACTGTTGCGGGCCATCCCCAAGGTGGACGAGTTCCTCGCCTGGGTTGCCGGGGAGACGGAGGCGCCCCTGGTCATGGTGAAGAACACGGTCCGGGCGATACTCGGTGATCTGCGGGCCCGGATTCTGGCGGGCGCTGTTGTTGGCAGGAAAGAGTTGGCCAGGGAGTCCCTGGGGCGGCTTTTTCAACAACGGCTCGCTGACCGGCTCGCCCCGAATCTCAAGACCGTGATCAATGCCACCGGGGTGGTGATCCATACCAACCTCGGTCGTTCCATCCTGCCGGCCGATGTGGTCCACAACCTGGGCCGGGCCGCGACCCGGTACTCCAACCTCGAGTTTGATCTGGCAACGGGCCGGCGGGGCAGCCGCTACAGCCTGGTTGAGGATCTGCTCCGTGAACTTACCGGCGCCGAGGCGGCACTGGTGGTCAACAACAATGCCGCCGCGGTGTTGCTGGCCCTGGATACCCTGGCAAAGGGGCGGGAGGTGGTGGTCTCCCGGGGACAACTGGTCGAGATCGGCGGCTCTTTCCGGATTCCGGATGTAATGGCCAAGAGCGGTGCCCTGCTGAAGGAGGTCGGCGCCACCAACCGGACCCATTTGCGGGATTATGAGAATGCGATCACCGGGGAGACCGCCTTGCTCCTCAAGGTGCATACCAGCAATTTCCGGATTCTGGGATTCACCGCCGAGGTTTCCCTGGACGAAATGGTGGCCCTGGGAAGGGAACACAGTATACCGGTCATGGAGGACCTGGGCAGCGGCTCGCTCCTTGACCTGTCCCGGTTCGGCCTGCGCAAGGAGCCGACCGTGGGCGAGGCGCTCAAGGCCGGGGTCGATGTTGTCACCTTCAGCGGTGATAAACTCCTGGGCGGGCCCCAGGCCGGCCTGATCCTCGGCCAACGGGAAATCATTGCCAGGATCAAGGAAAATCCGCTGAACCGGGCCCTGCGGATAGACAAATTTACCCTGGCCGGGTTGGAGACCGTACTCCGCTGCTACTTTGATGAGGAAAAAGCGCTCGCCACCCTGCCCACCCTGGCCATGCTGACCATGGATCCGGAGATTATCAAAAAACGGGCCAAGCGGTTGGCCCGGAGGATACAAAAGCAACTTGCCGGGTCTTGCCGGGTCTCGGTGCTGTCCACCGGATCACGGGTCGGCGGCGGGGCGCTGCCTGAACAGGATCTGCCGAGCTGGGCAGTGGCGCTGGCGCCTGACGATCGGACGATTAATGAACTGGAGACCGGCTTGCGCGGCCTGGAGCTACCGATAATCGGCCGGATAGAGGACGAACGACTGCTCCTGGATATGCGCACCGTGGCCGATGACCAGGTTGTCCCCTTGAGTCGCGGTCTCCTGGCACTCCTTGGGAGCAACACCCCATGACCTTTCCATTTCTTTTCCGTGAGACGGAGCTGAAGCCGGAAGATTTCATCCGCCTGCGGGATTATTTTTCCCAGAGCGTGCTGGAGCTTGTTCCCTATGCCCGGGGACCGGTCCGCTATTGGACAAAGGAGGATCCGGCCGGGGCCGTCGCGGCTGGTCCGGCGGAGAGCAAGGAACTGCAAGAGGTTCTTGGCCGACAGCGGCCGCTGGTGGTGGCAGAGGCCTCCCGGGTGCTGCTGCCCATCTGGAACAGTGACCCCACTCCCTGTGCGGTGGCGATCCTGGAGAACGTGGATCCCCAGTTTGTGAAAGGCCTGTCCCGGGAGTGGTTGTTTGACCGTTGCCGGCTCCTTTCCCGGGAACTGCGTCTCCTCAAGGAGCATGTCCTGGATCCGGCCACCGGTCTTTTCAACGGCCACCATCTCCGGCATACCGTGGCCCGGCTCCTTGCCGGGTCCGGACCGGCATTGACCCTTGCCCTGCTGGAGATCTACCCCCGGGCCAAGGATGCGGAGAAGTCGCTAAGCGCTATTGCCGGGATCGGTGCCTCACTTGATTCCTATTTTGGAGATTCCCTGCTCCATCATCTGGGCAGCGGGGTATTCGGGCTGGTGCTCCGGGATAATGCCGGTAACCGGGTGCAGGATATCGGCAGGCGGGTGTTGACCTGGCTGAAAAGGGAGAAAACACCCCGGGCCCATTTCGGCTATGTCACGATTGAGGCCGGGGCCGGCCAGGGGCGGGGAGAGTCTCCTGCCGGCCCGGACCTTCTTTTTGATCAGGCGTGGCAGGCCCTGCGGGTTGCCGGTCGGCGCGGACCCTATACCTTGTGCTCCTTTTCCTCCCTTGATGCCGCTGCTTCACATCCGCTGGCGCCCCTGCCGGCGGATGTCCTGGGCAAGCTGCGCCGGCTCTGGCGCTTTGAGGATAGATTTGCCCTGATTTTGCTGCAACATGACAACGGGACAGAGGAGGGGGTGTTCCCCGGCCGGGTTCTGGCCCTGACCGGCGGTGCGGCCCAGGTGGTGGTGTCCGGCGGCAAGGAGGTCTATGCGGTGCTTGCTGGCGCTGGTGCGGAAACGGCCCTGGCTTGGGCGCGTGCCTTCCAGGACCGGGTCAAGGAGTTTTCACCCGACACCTTCTCCCTGGGTATTGCCCTCTATCCCTGTTATGGATTCAGCAAGGGCGAAACAGCGGTCAACGCCCGCAAGGCCTTGTTGCACACCGGTTTTTTCGGTCCGGGCACCATGA
This window contains:
- the selA gene encoding L-seryl-tRNA(Sec) selenium transferase, whose protein sequence is MDLFRMAGERLQLRDLVLPEQDGKGKKGGRVGEKTRNPGHDLQRQELLRAIPKVDEFLAWVAGETEAPLVMVKNTVRAILGDLRARILAGAVVGRKELARESLGRLFQQRLADRLAPNLKTVINATGVVIHTNLGRSILPADVVHNLGRAATRYSNLEFDLATGRRGSRYSLVEDLLRELTGAEAALVVNNNAAAVLLALDTLAKGREVVVSRGQLVEIGGSFRIPDVMAKSGALLKEVGATNRTHLRDYENAITGETALLLKVHTSNFRILGFTAEVSLDEMVALGREHSIPVMEDLGSGSLLDLSRFGLRKEPTVGEALKAGVDVVTFSGDKLLGGPQAGLILGQREIIARIKENPLNRALRIDKFTLAGLETVLRCYFDEEKALATLPTLAMLTMDPEIIKKRAKRLARRIQKQLAGSCRVSVLSTGSRVGGGALPEQDLPSWAVALAPDDRTINELETGLRGLELPIIGRIEDERLLLDMRTVADDQVVPLSRGLLALLGSNTP
- a CDS encoding tetratricopeptide repeat protein, whose protein sequence is MTFPFLFRETELKPEDFIRLRDYFSQSVLELVPYARGPVRYWTKEDPAGAVAAGPAESKELQEVLGRQRPLVVAEASRVLLPIWNSDPTPCAVAILENVDPQFVKGLSREWLFDRCRLLSRELRLLKEHVLDPATGLFNGHHLRHTVARLLAGSGPALTLALLEIYPRAKDAEKSLSAIAGIGASLDSYFGDSLLHHLGSGVFGLVLRDNAGNRVQDIGRRVLTWLKREKTPRAHFGYVTIEAGAGQGRGESPAGPDLLFDQAWQALRVAGRRGPYTLCSFSSLDAAASHPLAPLPADVLGKLRRLWRFEDRFALILLQHDNGTEEGVFPGRVLALTGGAAQVVVSGGKEVYAVLAGAGAETALAWARAFQDRVKEFSPDTFSLGIALYPCYGFSKGETAVNARKALLHTGFFGPGTMTLFDAVSLNISGDVYYNQGDLVRAVREYRRGIGIDPDNVNLLNSLGEAYAQMNRHRQALACFERVLTLAPDNHMALFNQGVVSLLLGEEQRAMASLEKALAANQHNGADEQSFDLHLHLGRLYCQAGRHQEALVHLETCHRLCEEQGPGVAEGKKRAGRGLILRCLGEAHKELGRPREAMGFLQRAIRHNPRDAAALSLLGELYANENQGDDIALSLCRQAVELDDGQWQSWCRLGLVQARRGEYQEGLRSLRQGLRHNRRAVALHLGMGRVQEQMGRLRSAARSYRRAVDISPGQAEATVALDRLQEDS